In Acidimicrobiales bacterium, the sequence CGCCGGCCCGGCAACGAAGGCCCGGTGGCTGAACAGCCGGTGGAAGCCCACCGTCACTCCCAGGCCCCCGGCGGCGTACAGACCCACGAGGAGCGCGACGTCGACGACCCGGACTCCCGATCCCCACAGCTGCACGAGGGCCACGACCAGCCCGATCGGGGGCACCAGCACCGCCACGAGCGTGATCAGACGGCTCACGAGTCCGGTGCGCGACCGCACCGTCCCGACCGCGGTGGCCGCCCCGACGGCCGGGACCGTGGGCGCGGCGGGTGCCGTGACAGGCGTGGTCGCGGGTGCGGGGAAGGTGGTGGCCATCGCTCCTCAAGGCGGGACGGGGAACTGCCGAACCGAGGTTATCCGGGAGCCGATCCGGCGAGAACATCCCTGCTCGGATTCGCGCCACAATGTGGCCCCGGCTTCGAGTCGGAATCCCGGCGGAACCGGAGCGGAATGGAGAGGCCATGCTTCAGGGGAGCTTCGACACCTTCGACTTCGCCGAGGTCCTCGGGGTCCTGGCCCAGAAGCACCAGACCGGCAAGCTGAGGCTTCACTCCGGACTGGCGTCGGTGGACCTCTACCTGGCCGGGGGCAGGCTGGTCCACGCCGAGTCCGTCGACCACGGCTCGCCCCCCCGGGTGGCGGCCAGCCGCAGCCGCCTCGAGGAGGCGTGCTTCGAGGTCCTGCGATGGGACCACGGCTCCTTCGAGTTCCATCCCGGGCTTGCTCCTCAGTCCCCCCGCGGCCTGGACGCGTCGGTCGACTCGGTGCTCGAGGGGGCCCGGAAGCGGCTGGAGGTCTGGGATCGGGTCGAGTCGATCATCCCGTCGATGGACGTGCAGCCCCGGCTGGCGCGCGAGCTCGGGTCGCGGGAGGTCGTGATCGACCAGCAGGCGTGGCGGGTACTGGCCGCCATCGACGGTCGCCGGACGGTGGGGGCGCTGGCGCGCGTGCTGTCGATCAGCGCCTTCGAGCTGTGCCAGCTCCTCAGCCGGATGGTCAACGACGGCCTCGTCGAGGTCAACCAGCGTCCCAAGGTGGCCATC encodes:
- a CDS encoding DUF4388 domain-containing protein; this translates as MLQGSFDTFDFAEVLGVLAQKHQTGKLRLHSGLASVDLYLAGGRLVHAESVDHGSPPRVAASRSRLEEACFEVLRWDHGSFEFHPGLAPQSPRGLDASVDSVLEGARKRLEVWDRVESIIPSMDVQPRLARELGSREVVIDQQAWRVLAAIDGRRTVGALARVLSISAFELCQLLSRMVNDGLVEVNQRPKVAIAPPVAARSSGRVRVDSSSVSGDSPGRAGAEAAGGEDDADTDEHEGEKVKASSAMRVASRFRLRPIGG